Proteins encoded in a region of the Streptomyces sp. NBC_00310 genome:
- a CDS encoding LLM class F420-dependent oxidoreductase, giving the protein MQLPVQSQSTLYAEPWEADAGPKDLAEIARAADRAGFAYVATCDHVAIPRRLAPAMGTVWYDPVATLAYLAGVTERVRLLSHVAVVGLRHPLLTAKQYATLDNLSGGRLILGVGAGHVREEFEALGVDFDRRGAVLDECVDALRAALGPDEFPSHHGKSYDFEGLGQRPRPAQDRVPVWVGGSSPAAVRRAAVRGDGWLPQGDPRDRLPAQIARLRRLREEAGVTAPLAVGAITEPLYVGDPDWDVGRRTLTGRPEALAESLQAYGAMGVDQIQVRFRSRSRDELTDQMGEFGAEVGPLL; this is encoded by the coding sequence ATGCAGCTCCCCGTCCAGTCGCAGAGCACCCTCTACGCCGAGCCCTGGGAGGCGGACGCCGGGCCAAAGGACCTGGCCGAGATCGCGCGGGCCGCCGACCGGGCGGGATTCGCGTACGTCGCCACCTGCGACCACGTGGCCATCCCGCGCCGCCTCGCGCCCGCGATGGGCACGGTCTGGTACGACCCGGTCGCCACGCTCGCCTACCTGGCGGGGGTGACGGAGCGCGTCCGGCTCCTCAGCCACGTGGCGGTCGTCGGACTCCGCCACCCACTCCTCACCGCCAAGCAGTACGCCACCCTCGACAACCTCTCCGGCGGCCGGCTGATCCTCGGCGTGGGCGCCGGGCACGTACGGGAGGAGTTCGAGGCGCTCGGTGTCGACTTCGACCGCCGGGGAGCCGTCCTGGACGAGTGCGTGGACGCGCTGCGCGCCGCCCTAGGCCCGGACGAATTCCCCTCCCACCACGGCAAGTCGTACGACTTCGAGGGCCTCGGCCAACGCCCCCGCCCCGCCCAGGACCGCGTCCCGGTGTGGGTCGGCGGCTCATCCCCCGCCGCCGTCCGCCGGGCCGCCGTCCGCGGCGACGGCTGGCTGCCCCAGGGTGATCCCCGCGACCGACTGCCGGCCCAGATCGCCCGGCTGCGGCGGCTACGGGAGGAGGCCGGGGTCACCGCCCCCCTCGCCGTCGGCGCGATCACCGAGCCCCTGTACGTCGGCGACCCGGACTGGGACGTCGGCCGCCGCACCCTCACCGGCCGCCCCGAGGCCCTCGCGGAGTCGCTGCAGGCGTACGGGGCGATGGGGGTGGACCAGATCCAGGTGCGGTTCCGCAGCCGTAGCAGAGACGAACTCACGGACCAGATGGGGGAGTTCGGGGCTGAGGTGGGACCGCTGCTGTAG
- the tgmB gene encoding ATP-grasp ribosomal peptide maturase encodes MASPRPVVVLTALDDVTSDHVITALNDRGVPVVRLDPGSPAEVTFSGRAGSGWSWHGPLTTPTRALGLEDARAVYYRRPTPYVPADGLDDQERDFAVAQFRHGLGGLLAALPGCLYVNHPHRNSGAEFKPRQITEAVRAGLDVPPTLITNDPAAARSFAREYGPVVYKPLRSTTYRAGGASRTVWVRPVAADEIGDGVAACPHLFQQAVAKTADVRVAAVGERLFATRITIDGDHLDWRFDYGLINCTPMKAADVPLTVRRGIRAYLKAFGLLFGAFDFALEASGAWRFLECNANGQWAFVDPETTGAITWALADLLEKGHPV; translated from the coding sequence ATGGCCTCGCCTCGCCCGGTCGTCGTCCTGACCGCCCTGGACGACGTGACGTCCGACCACGTCATCACAGCCCTGAACGACCGGGGCGTCCCGGTCGTACGGCTCGACCCCGGTTCACCGGCCGAGGTGACGTTCTCCGGAAGGGCGGGCAGCGGCTGGTCGTGGCACGGTCCGCTCACCACCCCTACTCGCGCCCTCGGCCTGGAAGACGCCCGCGCCGTGTACTACCGGCGTCCGACCCCGTACGTTCCGGCCGACGGTCTGGACGACCAAGAGAGGGACTTCGCCGTGGCCCAGTTCCGGCACGGTCTCGGCGGACTTCTCGCCGCCCTTCCGGGTTGCCTGTACGTCAACCACCCGCACCGGAACTCGGGCGCGGAGTTCAAGCCCCGCCAGATCACCGAAGCCGTACGGGCCGGGCTGGACGTACCCCCGACGCTGATCACCAACGACCCCGCAGCCGCCCGGTCCTTCGCCAGGGAGTACGGGCCGGTGGTCTACAAGCCGCTCAGGTCGACCACGTACCGCGCGGGTGGTGCGTCGCGTACGGTCTGGGTCCGCCCGGTCGCGGCCGACGAGATCGGCGATGGTGTCGCCGCCTGCCCGCACCTGTTCCAGCAGGCCGTCGCCAAGACCGCCGACGTGAGGGTGGCGGCAGTGGGCGAGCGTTTGTTCGCCACACGGATCACCATCGACGGCGATCACCTCGACTGGCGGTTCGACTACGGCCTGATCAACTGCACGCCGATGAAAGCGGCAGATGTCCCTCTCACGGTCCGTCGGGGCATCCGCGCCTATCTGAAGGCATTCGGTCTGCTCTTCGGCGCGTTCGACTTCGCCTTGGAAGCGAGCGGGGCGTGGCGCTTTCTGGAGTGCAACGCGAACGGTCAGTGGGCGTTTGTGGATCCTGAAACGACTGGGGCCATCACCTGGGCCCTGGCCGATCTGCTGGAGAAGGGACACCCGGTATGA
- a CDS encoding DUF6415 family natural product biosynthesis protein encodes MAATPTVWSGAAAERDPIPLDIETMRVTARRLLAESAEPPSPDEWETLTLQLRGHIMVALPEVEAAAGALPEGDVPRACALACVGEARRRLGFEPGPTLPAGIAHAQRLARSVNALCDHHENLTKRELDTERGLLEPPVRVPSLRPWGLSRMEPYPALHAVATAVALDPMSQTAVFHDVHGRRVDLGKHGTGSGTETRTQTSQGDGSGPSNSDEGHDQDADQD; translated from the coding sequence ATGGCAGCAACACCAACCGTCTGGTCCGGGGCTGCGGCGGAGCGGGACCCGATCCCGCTCGACATCGAGACGATGCGCGTCACCGCACGCCGTCTGCTCGCCGAGAGTGCCGAGCCGCCGTCCCCCGACGAGTGGGAGACGCTCACCCTTCAACTGCGCGGCCACATCATGGTGGCCCTCCCCGAGGTGGAGGCCGCAGCCGGAGCGCTGCCCGAGGGGGACGTGCCCCGCGCCTGCGCGCTCGCCTGTGTCGGCGAGGCCCGCAGGCGACTCGGCTTCGAACCCGGCCCCACGCTCCCCGCCGGCATCGCGCACGCCCAGCGTCTCGCCCGCTCGGTGAATGCCTTGTGCGACCACCATGAGAACCTGACCAAGCGTGAACTCGACACGGAGCGAGGCCTGTTGGAGCCGCCCGTCCGCGTTCCCTCCCTTCGCCCCTGGGGCCTGTCCCGCATGGAGCCGTACCCGGCGCTGCACGCCGTCGCCACCGCCGTGGCCCTGGACCCGATGTCGCAGACGGCTGTCTTCCACGACGTACACGGACGCCGCGTCGACCTGGGCAAGCACGGCACCGGCTCCGGAACGGAGACCAGGACCCAGACCAGCCAGGGGGACGGCTCCGGCCCCTCCAACTCGGACGAAGGTCATGATCAGGACGCGGACCAGGACTGA
- a CDS encoding GntR family transcriptional regulator encodes MTIDREGPVPPYRQIADSLRARIEDGSIPTGRRIPSLVELEAEFGVARDTLRKAVKVLKDEGLVETVTGMGVYVVDRRPTGSADSR; translated from the coding sequence ATGACCATTGACCGGGAAGGGCCAGTCCCGCCGTACCGTCAGATCGCCGACAGCCTGCGCGCCCGCATCGAGGACGGCAGCATCCCGACCGGCCGCCGTATCCCGAGCCTCGTCGAGCTGGAAGCCGAGTTCGGCGTGGCCCGTGACACCTTGCGCAAGGCCGTGAAGGTGCTCAAGGACGAGGGGCTGGTGGAGACGGTGACGGGCATGGGGGTGTACGTGGTGGACAGGCGGCCTACGGGCTCGGCCGACAGCCGCTGA
- a CDS encoding DUF6879 family protein, which produces MPSSVPPFGELIAGCERSAVHLEMRDSYAVDNEKGPFAQWRAGYRHDPEDRASWWRPWLDLIQETVSRGIVVRRARIISEPVTEYIRFEHSNTFTNIAAGEHVRWLPRREASDIALPGNDFWLFDDRLVRWNHFTGDGRSAGQEITDDPAVAELCSAAFATVWARAVPHNQYEIR; this is translated from the coding sequence ATGCCGTCGAGCGTGCCGCCGTTCGGTGAGCTGATCGCCGGCTGCGAGCGCTCGGCCGTTCACCTGGAGATGCGCGACTCCTACGCCGTCGACAACGAGAAGGGTCCATTCGCCCAGTGGCGTGCGGGGTACCGCCATGACCCGGAGGATCGGGCGTCATGGTGGCGACCATGGCTCGACCTGATCCAGGAGACGGTCTCTCGCGGGATCGTCGTACGCCGAGCCCGGATCATCTCCGAGCCGGTCACCGAGTACATCCGCTTCGAGCACTCGAACACGTTCACCAACATCGCCGCAGGCGAGCACGTGCGCTGGCTGCCCCGCCGAGAGGCCTCGGACATCGCGCTGCCCGGCAACGACTTCTGGCTGTTCGACGACCGGCTGGTCCGGTGGAATCACTTCACCGGCGACGGTCGTTCGGCAGGCCAGGAGATCACCGACGACCCGGCAGTCGCCGAGTTGTGCTCGGCGGCGTTCGCGACGGTGTGGGCGCGTGCCGTTCCACACAACCAGTACGAAATCCGCTGA
- a CDS encoding AfsR/SARP family transcriptional regulator has protein sequence MGGEPGVPEIGVPRVPEQRVSVDAQIPEADPRAAAELRFGVLGPVRAWRGAEPLATGSPQQRALLAALLLREGRTATASELIDALWGDDPPSQALAAVRTYASRLRKVLPGVLVSESGGYAVRALSGGALDLAEAQELATDAEKSKNSGDLCHARHLLNKALGLWDGEVLAGVPGPYAETQRARLEEWRLQLVETRLDMDLEQGCHAEAVSELTALTAAHPLRERLRELLMLALYRSGRQAEALAVYADTRRLLADELGVDPRPGLRELQQRILQADPGLAEPSAPLAPETVATPVRPAQLPATVPDFTGRSAFVNDLSGVLAEASGAEGQVMAVSALAGIGGVGKTTLAVHVAHQARSAFPDGQLYVDLQGAGARPAEPETVLGSFLRALGTADSAIPDSLEERAALYRSVLDGRRVLVLLDNARDAAQVRPLLPGTAGCAALVTARVRMVDLAGAHLVDLDVMSPDEALQLFTRIVGEERVAAERKAALDVVAACGFLPLAIRIAASRLAARRTWTVSVLAAKLADERRRLDELQAGDLAVKATFELGYGQLEPAQARAFRLLGLADGPDISLAAAAAVLDLPPEDTEDVLEILVDTSLLESAAPGRYRFHDLVRLYARACAERDEQPPGERSAAMSRLLDFYLATASRVYAIERPGDRTIAHLEKSQYDGREFPSASEALDWLHAEAEPLLACVQQSLGASTLRRAVDLLLATIDLAESGAGSRRYETTALAARDAAAALKDARAETRARITLAQVLSQAGRFDEAEQEAERADLVNGTAGDPWTSGTAPNQLGIIAICTARFPDAEVFLLRAIEAFQADGNKPGEASAVCNLSRSLASMGRTARAVDLAQRGVEIYDELGLSVRLANARYASGTVLTQAGRLHEALEQLDAALRIFTENRQRLWEGTTHFRVAQVHLAARRPAQAAQHAEQALAIGCIGGDWMRANALTLLGKALVALGQSDRARACWREALTAYEQAGSSEAAEVRGLLHPVAAA, from the coding sequence ATGGGCGGTGAGCCGGGAGTGCCGGAGATCGGTGTGCCGCGAGTGCCGGAGCAAAGGGTTTCCGTGGACGCTCAGATTCCGGAAGCGGACCCCCGGGCGGCTGCCGAGCTGCGCTTCGGCGTGCTCGGACCCGTGCGGGCCTGGCGCGGCGCGGAACCCCTCGCCACCGGTTCGCCCCAGCAACGCGCCCTGCTGGCCGCGCTGTTGCTGCGCGAGGGCCGCACGGCCACCGCGAGCGAGCTGATCGACGCGCTGTGGGGCGACGATCCGCCGTCGCAGGCACTGGCCGCCGTACGGACGTACGCCTCACGGCTGCGCAAGGTGCTCCCCGGTGTGCTGGTCAGCGAGTCCGGCGGGTACGCGGTCCGCGCACTGTCCGGCGGCGCGCTGGACCTCGCCGAGGCCCAGGAACTGGCGACCGACGCGGAGAAATCCAAGAACTCCGGGGATCTGTGCCATGCCCGCCATCTGCTGAACAAGGCGCTGGGGCTCTGGGACGGCGAGGTCCTGGCGGGCGTTCCGGGGCCGTACGCGGAGACCCAGCGGGCCCGCCTGGAGGAGTGGCGTCTCCAACTGGTCGAAACGCGCCTCGACATGGACCTGGAGCAGGGCTGCCACGCGGAGGCGGTCTCCGAGCTGACCGCCCTCACCGCCGCGCACCCTTTGCGGGAGCGGCTGCGCGAACTGCTGATGCTGGCGCTGTACCGCAGCGGACGGCAGGCGGAGGCCCTCGCGGTGTACGCCGACACGCGCCGCCTGCTCGCCGACGAACTGGGCGTGGATCCCCGCCCGGGGCTGCGGGAGTTGCAGCAGCGCATCCTGCAAGCGGACCCGGGCCTCGCGGAACCCTCCGCGCCCCTGGCCCCCGAGACCGTGGCGACACCCGTCCGCCCCGCCCAACTGCCCGCCACCGTGCCCGACTTCACCGGTCGTTCCGCCTTCGTCAACGACCTGAGCGGGGTCCTCGCGGAGGCGTCCGGCGCCGAGGGCCAGGTGATGGCCGTGTCCGCGCTGGCCGGCATCGGCGGCGTCGGCAAGACGACCCTCGCGGTGCATGTGGCCCACCAGGCCCGGTCGGCCTTCCCGGACGGCCAGCTGTACGTCGACCTCCAGGGCGCCGGGGCCCGCCCCGCCGAGCCCGAGACGGTCCTCGGCTCCTTCCTGCGGGCGCTGGGCACGGCCGACTCCGCGATCCCCGACTCCCTGGAGGAGCGGGCCGCGCTGTACCGGTCGGTCCTGGACGGCCGTCGGGTGCTGGTCCTGCTCGACAACGCGCGGGACGCCGCCCAGGTACGGCCCCTGCTGCCCGGTACGGCGGGCTGCGCGGCCCTCGTCACCGCCCGGGTGCGCATGGTGGACCTGGCCGGGGCCCACCTCGTCGACCTCGACGTGATGTCCCCCGACGAGGCCCTCCAGCTCTTCACGAGGATCGTCGGCGAGGAGCGCGTCGCGGCGGAGCGCAAGGCCGCGCTCGACGTCGTCGCGGCCTGCGGTTTCCTGCCCCTCGCCATCCGCATCGCCGCGTCCCGCCTCGCGGCGCGCAGAACCTGGACGGTCTCCGTCCTCGCCGCCAAACTCGCCGACGAGCGGCGACGGTTGGACGAGCTGCAGGCCGGCGACCTGGCCGTGAAGGCCACCTTCGAGCTCGGCTACGGCCAGCTGGAACCCGCCCAGGCCCGCGCCTTCCGCCTGCTCGGCCTCGCGGACGGCCCGGACATCTCCCTGGCCGCCGCGGCCGCCGTACTGGATCTGCCCCCGGAGGACACCGAGGACGTTCTGGAGATCCTCGTCGACACGTCCCTCCTCGAATCCGCCGCGCCCGGCCGCTACCGCTTCCACGACCTCGTACGTCTCTACGCGCGTGCATGTGCCGAACGGGACGAACAGCCGCCGGGCGAGCGGAGCGCGGCGATGTCGCGGCTGCTGGACTTCTACCTGGCGACGGCGTCCAGGGTGTACGCGATCGAGCGGCCGGGGGACCGGACGATCGCGCATCTGGAGAAGAGCCAGTACGACGGCCGGGAGTTCCCCTCCGCCTCGGAAGCGCTGGACTGGCTGCACGCGGAGGCGGAGCCGCTGCTCGCGTGCGTTCAGCAGTCCCTCGGGGCATCCACCTTGCGACGGGCTGTCGACCTGCTGCTGGCCACCATCGATCTGGCGGAGTCCGGCGCCGGTTCCCGCCGCTACGAGACGACCGCGCTGGCCGCACGTGACGCGGCCGCGGCGCTCAAGGACGCGCGCGCCGAGACCAGGGCGCGCATCACGCTGGCCCAGGTCCTCAGCCAGGCGGGCCGTTTCGACGAGGCGGAGCAGGAGGCCGAGCGCGCCGATCTCGTGAACGGGACGGCCGGCGACCCCTGGACGAGCGGCACCGCCCCCAACCAGCTGGGGATCATCGCCATCTGCACCGCTCGCTTCCCGGACGCCGAGGTCTTCCTGCTCAGGGCCATCGAGGCGTTCCAGGCGGACGGCAACAAGCCCGGCGAGGCCAGCGCGGTGTGCAACCTGTCCCGTTCCCTCGCCTCGATGGGCCGTACCGCCAGGGCTGTCGATCTCGCCCAGCGAGGCGTGGAGATCTACGACGAGCTCGGTCTGTCCGTACGCCTCGCGAACGCGCGCTATGCCTCGGGGACCGTGCTCACGCAGGCGGGTCGGCTCCATGAGGCCCTGGAGCAGCTCGACGCGGCACTGCGGATCTTCACCGAGAACCGTCAGCGGCTCTGGGAGGGTACGACCCATTTCCGGGTGGCCCAGGTCCACCTGGCGGCCCGTCGCCCCGCGCAGGCCGCCCAGCACGCCGAACAGGCGCTGGCGATCGGCTGCATCGGCGGCGACTGGATGAGGGCCAACGCCCTGACCCTGCTGGGCAAGGCGCTGGTGGCCCTCGGG
- a CDS encoding winged helix-turn-helix domain-containing protein, translating into MDLNRGKPVRPRIADELRRRIDVGTYAPGSRFPAVVDLAAEFDVAASTVQKAVASLRAEGRLRTLLGQGSFVADQEK; encoded by the coding sequence ATCGACCTCAACCGTGGCAAGCCCGTCCGGCCCCGGATCGCGGACGAGCTCCGCCGCCGTATCGACGTCGGCACGTATGCCCCCGGCAGCCGGTTTCCCGCTGTGGTGGACCTGGCCGCGGAGTTCGACGTAGCCGCGTCGACGGTGCAGAAGGCTGTGGCCTCCCTTCGCGCGGAGGGCAGGCTCCGTACCCTGCTGGGGCAGGGCTCGTTCGTCGCCGACCAGGAGAAGTGA
- a CDS encoding amidohydrolase family protein, whose protein sequence is MDTMETSATDPTTTTFPKIISVDDHTVEPPNVWQDRLPKKYLDIGPRVVRAPLKEMTFLGGRFKPVMGAPGDDGPIGDWWVYEDLHRPLTRLDTAVGYSRDEIKLEIITYEQMRPGSYDVPQRLADMDVNHVQSALCFPTFPRFCGQTFTEAADHELGLLGVRAYNDWMVEEWCGPEARGRLIPLTLIPLWDAELAAAEVRRNAARGVRAVAFSEIPPHLGLPSVHTDDWDPFLAACDETGTVVAMHIGSSSRMPSTSADAPPAVGSTITFANCCFSMVDWLMSGKFERFPNLRVMYAEGQIGWIPYILERADVVWEENRGWGGVADKVHRPPSELFADHVYGCFFDDAFGLRNLDAIGVGNVLYETDYPHSDSTWPESRQVGETQMGHLDPDVVDRIVRRNAIELLGLTEEGLWAGPGSAR, encoded by the coding sequence ATGGACACCATGGAGACGAGCGCCACGGATCCCACCACCACCACCTTCCCGAAGATCATCTCCGTCGACGACCACACGGTGGAGCCCCCGAACGTCTGGCAGGACCGGCTCCCGAAGAAGTACCTGGACATAGGGCCCCGCGTGGTCCGCGCGCCGCTGAAGGAGATGACGTTCCTCGGCGGCCGCTTCAAGCCCGTGATGGGCGCCCCCGGCGACGACGGCCCGATCGGCGACTGGTGGGTCTACGAGGACCTGCACCGCCCGCTGACCCGCCTCGACACCGCCGTCGGCTACTCCAGGGACGAGATCAAGCTGGAGATCATCACGTACGAGCAGATGCGCCCCGGCTCGTACGACGTCCCGCAGCGTCTCGCGGACATGGACGTCAACCACGTCCAGTCGGCCCTCTGCTTCCCGACCTTCCCGCGCTTCTGCGGCCAGACGTTCACCGAGGCCGCGGACCACGAGCTGGGGCTGCTCGGCGTCCGGGCGTACAACGACTGGATGGTGGAGGAGTGGTGCGGCCCCGAGGCGCGGGGCCGCCTCATCCCGCTCACCCTCATCCCGCTCTGGGACGCGGAGCTGGCGGCGGCGGAGGTGCGCAGGAACGCGGCGCGCGGGGTCCGTGCGGTGGCCTTCTCGGAGATACCCCCGCACCTCGGGCTGCCGTCCGTCCACACCGACGACTGGGACCCCTTCCTCGCCGCCTGCGACGAGACCGGCACGGTCGTGGCGATGCACATCGGCTCGTCGAGCCGTATGCCGTCCACCTCCGCCGACGCGCCGCCCGCCGTCGGCTCCACGATCACCTTCGCCAACTGCTGCTTCTCGATGGTCGACTGGCTGATGAGCGGCAAGTTCGAGCGTTTCCCGAACCTCAGGGTCATGTACGCCGAGGGCCAGATCGGCTGGATCCCCTACATCCTGGAGCGCGCGGACGTCGTCTGGGAGGAGAACCGGGGCTGGGGCGGCGTCGCCGACAAGGTCCACCGCCCGCCGTCGGAGTTGTTCGCCGACCACGTCTACGGCTGCTTCTTCGACGACGCGTTCGGGCTCCGCAACCTGGACGCGATCGGCGTCGGCAACGTCCTCTACGAGACCGACTACCCGCACTCCGACTCCACCTGGCCCGAGTCGCGGCAGGTGGGGGAGACCCAGATGGGGCACCTGGATCCGGACGTGGTGGACCGGATCGTGCGGCGGAACGCGATCGAGCTGCTGGGGTTGACGGAGGAGGGGCTGTGGGCGGGGCCGGGGAGCGCCCGTTGA
- a CDS encoding helix-turn-helix domain-containing protein, with the protein MPLSPSSSAQAAREAVARRLRDLRKEAGLTVVELADRCGWHHSKTSRIENAVTGPTAKDIRRWCGAVHADEQADNLIVQSVNAESMYREWRHQVRNGLKQLQESSAQVFNSTALFRVYSSTLVPGLLQTEGYAAGILRRAAHFRELPFDDSAEAARARVERSRVIHEPGCRFVLLVEESVLHCQIADADAMAAQLGYLLTAGALPSVSLGIIPMGTQERVQWPRETFHIYDDELVSVELVSARVRITQPDEITLYLKAFEQLRGMAVYGPTARALILKAIEALG; encoded by the coding sequence ATGCCCCTCTCCCCGTCGTCATCCGCCCAGGCCGCGCGCGAGGCCGTCGCCCGACGCCTGCGCGACCTCCGGAAGGAGGCGGGACTGACGGTCGTCGAGCTGGCCGACCGGTGCGGCTGGCACCACTCCAAGACGTCCCGCATCGAGAACGCCGTCACCGGTCCCACCGCGAAGGACATCCGCCGCTGGTGCGGGGCGGTCCACGCCGACGAGCAGGCCGACAACCTCATCGTCCAGTCGGTGAACGCCGAGTCGATGTACCGGGAGTGGCGCCATCAGGTCCGTAACGGCCTGAAGCAACTGCAGGAAAGCTCCGCGCAGGTTTTCAACAGCACCGCGCTGTTCCGTGTGTACTCATCCACCCTCGTCCCCGGACTGCTGCAGACGGAAGGTTACGCGGCGGGCATTCTGCGCAGGGCCGCCCATTTCCGTGAACTCCCCTTCGACGACAGTGCCGAGGCGGCCCGGGCCAGGGTCGAACGCTCTCGAGTCATCCACGAACCGGGGTGCCGCTTCGTCCTGCTGGTCGAAGAGTCCGTCCTCCACTGCCAGATCGCCGACGCGGACGCCATGGCCGCGCAACTCGGCTACCTCCTCACGGCCGGAGCCCTGCCGTCGGTGTCGCTCGGCATCATCCCGATGGGCACCCAGGAGCGCGTTCAGTGGCCGCGGGAGACGTTCCACATCTACGACGACGAACTCGTGTCCGTGGAGCTCGTGTCAGCCCGCGTGAGAATCACCCAGCCCGACGAGATCACCCTCTACCTGAAGGCCTTCGAGCAACTGCGGGGCATGGCCGTGTACGGGCCGACCGCTCGCGCTCTGATCCTGAAGGCAATCGAGGCGCTGGGCTGA